A stretch of Aphanothece sacrum FPU1 DNA encodes these proteins:
- a CDS encoding SufE family protein — MSSSNSTLPANLEQIVEKFKKRSDPKKKYEQLLWYAKKLDPMPEEGKITENKVQGCVSQVYITAELKDGKIWYQGDSDAQLVKGLVALLIEGLNGLTTEEILQVTPDFIEETGLQVSLTPSRANGFYNIFQLMKKKALGFEL, encoded by the coding sequence ATGTCATCATCTAACTCTACATTACCGGCCAACCTAGAACAAATTGTTGAGAAATTCAAAAAAAGATCTGACCCTAAAAAGAAGTATGAACAATTACTTTGGTATGCTAAAAAATTAGACCCCATGCCAGAAGAGGGAAAAATTACTGAAAATAAAGTACAAGGTTGTGTCTCTCAAGTATATATTACTGCGGAATTAAAAGATGGTAAAATTTGGTATCAAGGTGATTCAGATGCTCAATTAGTTAAAGGTTTAGTTGCTTTATTAATTGAGGGATTAAACGGTTTAACTACTGAAGAAATTTTACAGGTTACTCCTGATTTTATCGAAGAAACTGGCTTACAAGTTAGTTTGACTCCTTCTCGTGCTAATGGATTTTATAACATTTTTCAGTTAATGAAAAAGAAAGCATTAGGATTTGAATTATGA
- the hypD gene encoding hydrogenase formation protein HypD, which yields MKFVDEYRDGNLAQQYAQKIAQITSQPWKIMEICGGQTHSIVKYGIDALLPKEITLIHGPGCPVCVTPIELIDSALKIASLPNVIFCSFGDMLRVPGSEKDLLTIKAAGGDIRIVYSPLDSLKIAQENPNKQVVFFAVGFETTAPATAMTVYQASQVNLDNFTLLVSHVLVPPAMEAILSAPNCQVQGFLAAGHVCTVMGYSDYEPLAQKYSVPLIVTGFEPIDILQGIYLCLQQLESGQTTCENQYIRSVQPQGNILAQQLIQDIFEIVPRTWRGIGEIERSGLGLAPKYAKYDAIERFKEELAPMAPSSVPEICISGEIMQGYKKPHDCPAFGGECTPEHPLGAPMVSSEGACAAYYRYRHYEVGV from the coding sequence ATGAAATTTGTTGATGAATATAGAGATGGTAATCTAGCCCAACAATACGCCCAAAAAATCGCCCAAATTACCAGCCAACCTTGGAAGATCATGGAGATTTGTGGCGGACAGACCCATTCTATTGTTAAATATGGCATAGATGCCTTGTTACCCAAAGAAATCACTCTCATTCATGGTCCAGGTTGTCCCGTATGTGTCACTCCCATAGAATTAATAGATAGTGCCTTAAAAATTGCCAGTTTACCTAATGTTATTTTTTGTTCTTTTGGGGATATGTTAAGAGTACCTGGAAGCGAAAAAGATTTACTAACAATTAAAGCCGCAGGAGGAGATATTCGTATTGTTTATTCTCCCTTAGATAGCCTAAAAATTGCTCAAGAAAACCCCAATAAACAAGTAGTTTTCTTTGCCGTGGGATTTGAAACTACTGCACCGGCAACCGCTATGACAGTATATCAAGCGTCACAAGTAAACCTTGACAATTTTACCCTATTAGTATCTCACGTATTAGTTCCCCCGGCCATGGAAGCCATTTTATCAGCCCCCAACTGTCAAGTACAAGGATTTTTAGCGGCCGGTCATGTGTGTACCGTCATGGGCTACAGTGATTATGAACCCCTAGCCCAAAAATACAGTGTTCCCTTGATTGTGACAGGATTTGAACCCATTGACATTTTGCAAGGGATTTACCTGTGTCTGCAACAACTAGAATCAGGACAAACCACCTGCGAAAATCAATATATTCGCTCGGTACAACCTCAAGGAAATATATTAGCCCAACAACTAATACAAGATATTTTTGAAATTGTTCCCCGTACCTGGAGAGGCATTGGCGAGATTGAGAGAAGTGGATTAGGATTAGCCCCAAAATATGCAAAATATGATGCCATAGAAAGATTTAAAGAGGAATTAGCCCCCATGGCCCCCTCATCAGTCCCCGAAATATGTATCAGTGGAGAAATCATGCAAGGGTACAAAAAACCTCATGATTGTCCGGCTTTTGGTGGAGAGTGTACCCCAGAACATCCATTAGGGGCCCCTATGGTATCCTCTGAAGGAGCTTGTGCTGCTTACTATCGCTATCGCCATTATGAGGTTGGGGTTTAG
- a CDS encoding allophycocyanin gives MSIVTKSIVNADAEARYLSPGELDRIKAFVTGGSSRLRIAETLTGARESIVKQAGDRLFQKRPDVVSPGGNAYGEDMTATCLRDMDYYLRLVTYGVVAGDVTPIQEIGLVGAREMYKSLGTDVGAVAQSVREMKEVATGMMSADDAAEAGSYFDYVIGAMS, from the coding sequence ATGAGTATCGTCACGAAATCAATCGTGAATGCTGATGCGGAAGCTCGCTACCTCAGCCCCGGCGAACTTGATAGAATCAAAGCCTTCGTTACTGGCGGTTCTAGTCGTTTACGCATTGCTGAAACCCTAACTGGTGCGCGCGAAAGTATTGTTAAACAAGCTGGCGATCGCCTATTCCAGAAACGTCCTGATGTGGTTTCCCCTGGTGGAAATGCTTACGGCGAAGATATGACAGCGACTTGTCTACGGGATATGGATTACTACCTACGCCTTGTTACCTATGGAGTAGTAGCAGGTGATGTTACCCCCATCCAAGAAATCGGCTTAGTTGGCGCACGGGAAATGTACAAATCCCTAGGAACTGATGTAGGCGCAGTTGCTCAAAGCGTCCGTGAAATGAAAGAAGTAGCAACAGGCATGATGTCTGCTGATGATGCGGCTGAAGCTGGATCTTACTTCGACTATGTTATCGGTGCTATGAGCTAA
- the apcB gene encoding allophycocyanin subunit beta codes for MQDAITSVINSADVQGKYLDGSAIDKLKGYFATGELRVRAAGVISANAAAIVKEAVAKSLLYSDVTRPGGNMYTTRRYAACIRDLDYYLRYATYAMLAGDPSILDERVLNGLKETYNSLGVPVSSTVQAINAMKEVTASLVGAAAGKEMGVYFDYICSGLS; via the coding sequence ATGCAAGACGCAATTACCTCTGTTATCAATTCCGCCGACGTTCAAGGCAAATACCTTGATGGTTCTGCTATAGACAAACTCAAAGGCTATTTCGCCACTGGTGAACTCCGTGTTCGCGCTGCTGGTGTAATTAGTGCTAACGCAGCAGCGATTGTTAAAGAAGCTGTAGCTAAATCTTTGTTGTACTCTGATGTCACCCGTCCCGGTGGCAATATGTACACCACCCGTCGCTACGCTGCTTGTATTCGTGACCTCGACTACTACCTACGCTATGCTACCTATGCTATGTTAGCTGGCGATCCTTCCATCCTTGATGAGCGTGTTCTCAACGGATTAAAAGAAACCTATAATTCTTTAGGCGTTCCAGTTTCTAGCACTGTTCAAGCAATCAATGCTATGAAAGAAGTTACCGCTAGTTTAGTCGGTGCTGCTGCTGGAAAAGAAATGGGTGTCTATTTTGACTACATTTGCTCTGGCTTAAGCTAG
- a CDS encoding phycobilisome linker polypeptide yields the protein MRMFKVTACVPSQTRIRTQRELQNTYFTKLVPYDNWFQEQQRIMKMGGKIVKVQLATGKPGTNAGLL from the coding sequence ATGCGGATGTTTAAAGTCACAGCTTGCGTACCGAGTCAAACAAGAATTCGGACTCAACGAGAATTACAAAATACATATTTCACTAAGTTAGTTCCTTACGATAACTGGTTTCAGGAACAACAACGGATCATGAAAATGGGCGGTAAAATTGTCAAAGTACAATTAGCAACTGGCAAACCGGGAACCAATGCAGGCTTACTATAG
- a CDS encoding GspE/PulE family protein, translated as MVLSNDSSHSLSSFGNQLIQSGYITLPRMQQAWVESHQSGRPLLETLQQITGKPLPSSLLEEYKQQHLFTLKVFHGIEFIDLGSESIDPEQIDYLIKSFIPVDICYRYQLIPLKTAQETTDSLLVAMVNPSHEEAQEKVTEILSSHNMTWQRVGIILEDFEQLIEPYVPEKPVSQKCVERNHDRTIVDLTEVLEDTAPPIPKSSPEELSKLNEAQATPVVTLVNKLLAKAVEGKATAIHLEPEENFLSIRCRQGETLQPLIDPLPKKVAGPIISRLKLMAELDINEDTIAQKGRIRKSGGGRTIYFFVETFPTFYGEKVIVRVLDSAIKPLSLLELMPDVSVRMAFEDMARLCEGLLLVTGATSKNLVSLLYGLLSEQNPQERKIGTVEESLRHILPGINQIEVDSHEPTDYLPILQSFEQEDLDVVMVDSLSDASVVETVVERTSRNCLILASLEASDGASAIAHLSQQVSPALLADSLIGVVHEHTLRRLCPTCRSIYEPSLANLTRFAIPETEKNSIYQARCLNEEAVEQARLKGRLCRQCNGQGYHGYVKLYEVIEITPSLKQAMLSHSRSETGQEVDRETSLQEAILQSHKISPISAGLELVYQGQTSLEELVQFLPNHSQETMVNDDFTLLPVYVTRRLEALEKLLLAVTQEFYQLKEALQPITISNEEKKPIASLLDEPSFEEDKRWEEFDKDFDGTQETITGEFFCYEELSDPGEWDELKRELEPDKETIAINFPQAHISENVDFFNPFNSVPDPW; from the coding sequence ATGGTATTATCTAACGATTCGAGTCACTCCTTATCATCCTTTGGCAATCAACTGATTCAATCAGGTTATATCACGCTGCCTCGAATGCAGCAAGCTTGGGTTGAATCACACCAATCGGGTCGTCCTTTACTCGAAACTCTGCAACAAATTACTGGCAAACCTCTTCCCTCAAGCTTACTAGAGGAATACAAACAACAACATTTATTTACTCTAAAAGTTTTTCATGGAATTGAGTTTATTGATCTAGGAAGTGAATCTATTGATCCTGAGCAAATAGACTATTTAATTAAATCCTTTATTCCTGTTGATATTTGTTATCGTTATCAATTAATACCCCTAAAAACTGCTCAAGAAACGACGGATTCTTTATTAGTGGCGATGGTTAATCCTAGTCATGAGGAAGCCCAAGAAAAGGTAACAGAGATATTATCTAGCCACAATATGACATGGCAGCGAGTGGGAATTATCTTAGAAGATTTTGAACAGTTAATTGAGCCATACGTCCCTGAAAAGCCAGTTTCTCAAAAGTGCGTCGAAAGGAATCACGATAGGACTATTGTTGATCTTACAGAAGTCTTGGAAGATACGGCCCCTCCTATTCCTAAATCGTCACCCGAAGAATTATCTAAGCTCAATGAAGCTCAAGCAACGCCCGTAGTCACCTTGGTCAATAAACTCTTAGCCAAAGCGGTAGAAGGAAAAGCCACAGCTATTCACCTTGAACCGGAAGAAAATTTCCTGAGTATCCGTTGTCGTCAGGGGGAAACTTTGCAACCACTGATTGATCCTTTGCCGAAAAAGGTAGCCGGGCCAATTATATCTCGCTTAAAACTGATGGCAGAGTTAGATATTAACGAAGATACCATTGCCCAAAAAGGTCGCATTCGTAAAAGCGGTGGCGGGCGTACTATTTACTTTTTTGTTGAAACTTTCCCCACTTTCTACGGGGAAAAGGTTATTGTTCGCGTTTTAGATAGTGCTATTAAGCCTCTAAGTTTGTTGGAGTTAATGCCTGATGTATCAGTCAGAATGGCTTTTGAGGATATGGCCCGTCTCTGCGAAGGGTTATTATTAGTTACGGGAGCAACTTCTAAAAATTTAGTTTCTCTGCTCTATGGTCTTTTGTCTGAGCAAAATCCACAGGAAAGGAAGATAGGGACGGTAGAAGAATCTTTGCGCCATATTCTCCCTGGAATTAATCAAATAGAGGTAGATTCTCATGAACCAACCGATTATTTACCCATTTTGCAATCTTTCGAGCAAGAAGATCTCGATGTGGTGATGGTTGATAGTTTATCAGATGCTTCTGTTGTGGAAACGGTGGTAGAGAGAACTTCTCGAAATTGTCTGATTCTTGCTAGTTTAGAGGCTTCTGATGGAGCTAGTGCGATCGCCCATTTGAGTCAACAGGTTTCTCCTGCACTGTTAGCTGATAGTTTGATCGGGGTTGTTCATGAACATACTTTGCGTCGTCTTTGTCCCACTTGTCGTAGCATTTATGAGCCTAGTTTAGCAAATTTAACTAGATTTGCCATTCCTGAAACCGAGAAAAACTCAATTTATCAGGCCCGTTGTTTAAATGAGGAAGCAGTTGAACAAGCAAGACTTAAAGGACGACTTTGCCGACAATGCAATGGTCAGGGTTATCATGGATATGTTAAGCTTTATGAAGTTATTGAAATAACACCTTCCCTTAAACAGGCGATGCTTTCGCATTCGCGCAGTGAGACAGGGCAAGAAGTAGATAGAGAAACTTCCTTGCAAGAGGCTATCTTACAAAGTCATAAAATATCTCCTATTTCGGCGGGACTTGAATTAGTGTATCAGGGGCAAACCAGTTTAGAAGAATTAGTTCAATTTTTGCCTAATCACTCACAAGAAACGATGGTTAATGATGATTTTACTCTGTTACCTGTGTATGTTACTCGAAGACTCGAAGCCTTAGAAAAACTTTTATTGGCCGTGACTCAAGAGTTTTACCAACTTAAAGAGGCACTGCAACCGATTACTATCTCTAATGAGGAGAAAAAACCTATTGCTTCTCTACTTGATGAACCGTCATTTGAAGAGGATAAAAGATGGGAGGAGTTTGACAAAGATTTCGATGGTACTCAAGAAACAATTACGGGAGAATTTTTCTGTTATGAGGAGTTAAGTGATCCCGGAGAATGGGATGAACTTAAACGAGAATTAGAACCAGATAAAGAAACAATTGCGATTAATTTTCCTCAAGCTCATATTTCGGAAAATGTTGATTTTTTTAATCCTTTTAATTCGGTTCCTGATCCTTGGTAA
- a CDS encoding pilus assembly FimT family protein, translating into MLKIYLQLLQKKRRSAGWTLAELMIAAALTLVVVGAAGFGLVTILRENKMANATGEMQYDSNRAGAFISEEIRNASMIENDNIMTSTGAIDKTGLDTIAPSFKYQTGDSRQPILVLKIPGIAERVIYYIETSASPWRGPLVIRRWGPGLLSTGTYSSNKEPGDWKGNVLIDMVAQTVDSNKKKCKNSVLKTSDTKSTDATKNWYRIPQSDADVKGFFICVRDDGQLAEVHTQATTSNQQQMDKMASKIEQSRYRSKFNYDVVTQVFARSRADGAVGLKFPDYSLLPGGLYPNEKGNLKITILSTNLPCQPGVSGKEDVKVTSVQTMDLGNSPTAYKDGGTTALPMIPTTIVKFTVSEDNTSGCDPTGYLEITTGDINKTQREIVYGTNGESLSSIIKDTTALATAKTILQGKGLLDSTGNNLKLADNQVVYFAELSKQVISPEIVNGKVTQVITQETDPVLDDTIFLVELLP; encoded by the coding sequence ATGCTTAAAATTTACTTACAACTGTTACAAAAAAAACGTCGTTCTGCTGGTTGGACTCTAGCGGAATTAATGATAGCGGCTGCCCTAACTTTAGTCGTAGTAGGAGCAGCCGGATTTGGTTTAGTAACCATTTTACGAGAAAATAAAATGGCCAATGCTACCGGAGAGATGCAATATGATAGTAACCGTGCAGGAGCATTTATCTCAGAAGAAATTCGTAACGCTTCTATGATTGAAAATGACAATATAATGACCAGTACAGGTGCAATAGATAAAACAGGACTTGACACGATCGCTCCTAGTTTTAAGTATCAAACCGGTGACTCCAGACAACCTATTCTCGTCCTCAAAATTCCAGGAATTGCTGAACGGGTTATTTATTATATAGAAACCTCTGCAAGTCCTTGGCGTGGCCCTCTTGTGATTCGTCGTTGGGGGCCTGGGTTACTCAGCACTGGTACTTATTCTTCCAACAAGGAACCAGGAGATTGGAAAGGCAATGTTCTGATTGATATGGTAGCTCAAACCGTTGATTCAAATAAGAAAAAGTGCAAAAATTCAGTTTTGAAAACCTCTGACACTAAATCAACTGATGCTACTAAAAACTGGTATCGTATTCCTCAGTCAGACGCAGATGTTAAAGGGTTTTTTATTTGTGTCAGAGACGATGGACAGTTAGCTGAAGTACATACCCAAGCTACTACTTCTAACCAACAGCAAATGGATAAGATGGCTTCTAAGATTGAACAGTCTCGCTATCGGAGTAAATTTAACTACGATGTCGTTACTCAAGTTTTTGCCCGATCACGTGCCGACGGTGCAGTTGGACTCAAGTTTCCTGACTACTCCCTTCTTCCTGGTGGGCTTTATCCCAATGAAAAAGGTAATCTAAAAATTACCATTTTAAGTACTAATTTACCCTGTCAACCAGGAGTAAGTGGAAAAGAAGATGTTAAAGTTACCAGTGTACAGACAATGGATTTAGGAAATTCCCCGACAGCCTATAAAGACGGAGGCACTACCGCTCTGCCGATGATACCCACTACGATTGTTAAATTTACCGTTAGTGAAGATAATACTTCTGGTTGTGATCCTACTGGATATTTAGAGATAACAACTGGTGACATTAATAAGACTCAACGGGAAATCGTCTACGGTACTAATGGAGAATCCCTATCATCTATTATTAAAGACACAACTGCTCTAGCAACGGCAAAAACCATACTACAAGGTAAGGGTCTATTAGATAGTACGGGAAACAATCTTAAACTAGCTGATAACCAAGTTGTTTATTTTGCTGAACTTAGTAAACAAGTTATTAGTCCTGAGATTGTCAACGGCAAGGTTACACAGGTAATTACACAAGAGACAGATCCTGTTCTTGACGATACTATTTTCTTAGTGGAACTGCTTCCATAA
- a CDS encoding pilus assembly FimT family protein, with amino-acid sequence MTLFEISIVTVIAGILAGIATPSMMGMLQGNRVKQAVDQVYSALQDAQGQAIRRGQKCTIKFDNSVTPPTIDSVPQDAGCLASTNKQLPTGVVMKHNLTPSTVSFSYKGNTTLADSGTIVIQTEKGKGEKQCLVISDGLGIMRRGVYKGDTTSSVTADNCTTNS; translated from the coding sequence ATGACCTTATTTGAAATTTCTATTGTTACCGTTATTGCTGGAATTTTAGCAGGTATTGCTACTCCTAGCATGATGGGAATGTTACAAGGAAACAGGGTAAAACAAGCTGTAGATCAGGTTTATAGTGCCTTACAGGATGCTCAAGGACAAGCTATTCGTCGAGGTCAAAAATGCACAATTAAATTTGATAATTCCGTTACTCCTCCCACCATTGATAGTGTTCCTCAAGATGCGGGTTGTTTAGCGTCTACTAATAAGCAACTTCCCACAGGTGTGGTGATGAAACATAATCTTACACCTAGCACTGTTTCCTTTTCTTATAAAGGGAATACTACCCTAGCTGATTCAGGAACTATTGTCATTCAAACGGAAAAAGGTAAAGGGGAAAAACAATGTTTAGTCATTAGTGATGGCTTAGGAATTATGAGGAGAGGTGTTTATAAGGGTGATACCACTTCTTCTGTTACAGCCGACAATTGTACAACTAATTCATAA
- a CDS encoding type IV pilus modification PilV family protein produces MLKVWLFLLKKSAKKNEGFSLFEVLVSILVTSAFIMGTLQAMAINAILQVKAERESQANFWVQEDVEMVQAVASNATLSNLGVTKSICYLMPTTANATNKFGGKLITALNNTTYSTSFTDGISLQTYKVDSNGNTVFKSDKTADWVNVNYYGTTTAKKVTVQVVGERQLLNKNYRLVRIATTDNYNGRNYDVVQITYRIGEPYVSTNTKQTDVDKDLLADDIEGKTSIIAENYTEFIPAAVNECK; encoded by the coding sequence ATGTTGAAAGTATGGCTTTTTTTACTTAAAAAATCAGCGAAGAAAAACGAAGGTTTCAGTTTATTTGAAGTCTTAGTATCAATTTTGGTAACTTCTGCCTTTATTATGGGAACCCTACAAGCAATGGCGATCAATGCCATTTTGCAAGTCAAAGCGGAAAGGGAATCTCAAGCCAATTTTTGGGTTCAAGAAGATGTGGAAATGGTTCAAGCAGTTGCCTCTAATGCAACACTTAGTAACTTAGGTGTGACTAAAAGTATATGTTACCTTATGCCCACTACTGCTAATGCAACTAATAAATTTGGTGGCAAACTAATTACGGCTTTAAATAATACCACCTACTCAACATCTTTTACTGATGGAATTTCCTTACAAACTTATAAAGTTGACAGTAATGGCAATACGGTATTTAAAAGTGATAAAACAGCCGACTGGGTTAACGTAAACTACTATGGCACCACAACGGCAAAAAAAGTCACAGTACAAGTTGTTGGCGAACGTCAGTTACTTAATAAAAACTATCGTCTTGTTCGTATTGCCACGACTGACAACTATAACGGAAGGAACTATGACGTAGTCCAAATTACCTATCGAATAGGAGAACCCTATGTTTCAACCAACACAAAACAAACCGATGTGGACAAAGATCTATTGGCCGATGATATCGAAGGAAAAACCTCAATTATTGCGGAAAATTATACAGAATTTATACCTGCTGCTGTTAACGAATGCAAATAA